The Elaeis guineensis isolate ETL-2024a chromosome 13, EG11, whole genome shotgun sequence genome includes a region encoding these proteins:
- the LOC105056223 gene encoding transcription repressor MYB6 produces MGRHPCCTKQKLRKGLWSPEEDEKLYNHIIRFGIGCWSSVPKQAGLERCGKSCRLRWINYLRPDLKRGNFTQQEEDLIISLHEVLGNRWSQIAAQLPGRTDNEIKNFWNSSLKKKLKQRGIDPITHKPLSETGAQEEKPKPCVKPIFNPFASFEYQAAFNPVETNANLFHQFQQTYRPLEQNEFMMNFDNSFTSRPNSVYCDYGEALDIPDSCGIQESLNDGSNWNCNIAAQMSSVLGNEVLNWCSSEIKLESPIRTEFEAYKKRLNPCPGLQHVESSEEFSSYLTTSRSQDLSDACFDISRGELACELKGNFLSS; encoded by the exons ATGGGACGGCATCCGTGCTGCACCAAGCAGAAGCTAAGGAAAGGCCTGTGGTCACCTGAAGAAGATGAGAAGctctacaaccacatcattagaTTTGGCATTGGCTGTTGGAGCTCCGTGCCCAAGCAAGCAG GACTGGAAAGATGTGGGAAGAGTTGTAGGCTGAGGTGGATAAATTACCTAAGGCCAGACCTTAAGAGAGGAAACTTCACGCAGCAGGAGGAGGATTTGATCATAAGCCTGCATGAAGTTTTAGGCAACAG GTGGTCTCAAATTGCAGCACAATTGCCAGGGAGAACCGATAATGAGATCAAGAACTTTTGGAATTCGAGCCTAAAGAAAAAGCTTAAGCAGAGAGGGATCGACCCAATCACCCACAAGCCATTAAGTGAGACAGGAGCACAAGAAGAGAAGCCGAAACCCTGCGTGAAGCCCATCTTCAATCCATTCGCCTCATTCGAATACCAAGCAGCTTTCAATCCAGTCGAGACCAACGCAAACTTGTTCCACCAATTCCAACAAACTTACAGACCTCTAGAGCAGAACGAATTCATGATGAATTTTGATAACAGTTTTACCTCAAGACCCAACTCAGTGTATTGCGATTATGGTGAAGCATTAGATATTCCGGACAGTTGTGGAATCCAAGAGAGTTTGAACGATGGCAGCAATTGGAACTGCAATATAGCAGCTCAGATGAGCAGTGTGCTAGGAAATGAGGTCTTGAATTGGTGTTCTTCTGAGATTAAGTTGGAATCACCAATTCGGACAGAGTTCGAGGCTTATAAGAAGAGGCTGAATCCATGTCCAGGACTTCAACATGTGGAGAGTTCAGAAGAATTCAGTAGCTATCTAACGACATCGCGGTCCCAAGATCTATCTGATGCATGCTTCGATATTTCTCGGGGGGAGCTGGCTTGTGAATTGAAAGGGAATTTTCTTAGTTCTTAA